Proteins co-encoded in one Phalacrocorax carbo chromosome 5, bPhaCar2.1, whole genome shotgun sequence genomic window:
- the METTL5 gene encoding rRNA N6-adenosine-methyltransferase METTL5 isoform X1, whose amino-acid sequence MKKLKLKELESCLQQVDTFESPKLLLEQYPTRPHIAACMLYTIHNTFDDIENKTVADLGCGCGMLSIGSAMLGAGLCVGFDIDADALEIFNSNIEDFELMNINMVQCDVCSLSDSMSETFDTVIMNPPFGTKHNKGTDTIFLKTALQMARTAVYSLHKTSTRQHIQKKADEWEVKMEVIAELRYDLPASYKFHKKKSFHLNTESSIFGKRNPHVRQEVWAF is encoded by the exons atgaagaaattaaagctTAAAGAACTGGAAAGCTGTCTTCAACAAGTTGATACTTTCGAAAGTCCAAAACTGCTCCTTGAGCAGTACCCGACAAGGCCTCATATTGCAG caTGTATGCTTTATACAATTCACAATACTTTTGATgatattgaaaacaaaacagtcgCAGATTTAGGATGTGGTTGTGGCATGCTCAGTATTGGAAGTGCAATGTTGGGAGCAGG attGTGTGTGGGGTTTGATATAGATGCAGATgcactggaaatatttaataGCAATATTGAAGACTTTGAGCTCATGAACATCAACATGGTTCAGTGTGATGTCTGTTCTTTATCTGACAGCATGTCAGAGACTTTTGACACAGTTATTATGAACCCTCCTTTCGGTACCAAGCATAATAAAG GAACAGATAcgatttttctgaaaactgctttACAAATGGCAAGAACAGCTGTATATTCCCTTCACAAAACTTCAACACGGCAG CACAttcaaaagaaagcagatgaaTGGGAAGTGAAGATGGAAGTCATAGCAG AACTTAGATATGACCTACCAGCATCATACAAGTTCCATAAGAAGAAATCA TTCCACCTGAATACTGAATCCAGCATCTTTGGTAAGAG GAACCCACATGTCAGACAAGAGGTCTGGGCCTTCTGA
- the SSB gene encoding lupus La protein, with protein sequence MAENGDGENMSILESKICQQIEYYFGNHNLPRDKFLKEQIKLDDGWVPLEVMIKFNRLSRLSKDFSVIVEALRKSKTGLMEINEDKTKIRRSPNKPLPELNDQYKAAIKNRSVYVKGFPLDATLDDIKEWLEDKGPVENIQMRRTLQRTFKGSIFAVFDSVESAKKFTEIPNQKYKDTELIVLFKEEYCTKKNEERKQNKVEAKARAKQEKEEKQKQAADAEMKSLEEKTGCLLKFSGDLDDQTCREDLHDVFSDHGEIKWIHFVRGAKQGIILFKDIAKEALEKAKAAHNGNLQLRNKDVTWEVLEGDAEKEALKKILEDQQELLKQKTKGRRIKGKGRGGKIPQGAHKGKVQFQGKKIKFENEEEGGEDDAKTEQASPKKRPLEEMEKEEPAPKQLKTENGDGDQ encoded by the exons ATGGCTGAAAATGGAGACGGTGAAAACATGTctattttggaaagcaaaatctGTCAGCAAATTGAG TACTATTTTGGCAATCACAATCTACCAAGAGACAAGTTCTTAAAGGAACAGATCAAACTAGATGATGGCTGGGTGCCTTTAGAAGTAATGATCAAATTCAACAG GTTAAGTCGCCTTTCAAAAGATTTTAGTGTTATTGTAGAAGCACTAAGAAAATCCAAGACTGgtttaatggaaataaatgaagaCAAAACTAAAATCAGAAGATCTCCAAACAAACCCCTTCCTGAATTAAATGACCAGTATAAGGCTGCAATTAAAAACAGATCTGTATATGTT AAAGGCTTTCCACTAGATGCAACTCTTGATGATATCAAAGAATGGCTTGAGGATAAAGGTCCAGTTGAAAACATTCAAATGAGGAGAACATTGCAGAGAACATTTAAG GGCTCAATATTTGCAGTTTTTGATAGTGTTGAATCTGCTAAGAAGTTCACAGAGATCCCAAACCAAAAGTACAAAGACACAGAGCTGATAGTACTTTTCAA GGAGGAGTATTGTAcaaagaagaatgaagaaaggaaacaaaacaaagtagaaGCTAAAGCAAGAGCTAAGCA ggaaaaagaagaaaagcagaaacaagcagcagatgctgaaatG AAgtctctggaagaaaaaacaggatgTCTTTTGAAGTTTTCTGGTGATCTAGATGATCAAACATGCAGAGAAGATCTCCATGATGTATTTTCTGATCACGGAGAAATCAAATGGATACACTTTGTCAGAGGTGCAAAGCAG GGAATTATCCTATTTAAGGATATTGCAAAAGAAGCTCTGGAAAAAGCCAAAGCAGCACATAATGGAAACTTACAGCTTCGGAACAAGGACGTTACATGGGAAGTGCTAGAAGGAGATGCAGAGAAagaagctctgaaaaaaatactggaaGATCAGCAAGAattgctgaaacagaaaacaaaag GGCGCAgaattaaaggaaaaggaagagggggGAAGATACCTCAAGGTGCACACAAAGGAAAAGTACAGTTTCAGGGCAAGAAAATTAAGTTTGAGAATGAAGAGGAAGGTGGCGAAGATGATGCTAAAACAG AACAAGCAAGTCCCAAGAAGAGACCACtagaggaaatggaaaaagaagaacCTGCAccaaaacaactgaaaacagaaaacggAGATGGAGATCAGTAA
- the METTL5 gene encoding rRNA N6-adenosine-methyltransferase METTL5 isoform X3 gives MKKLKLKELESCLQQVDTFESPKLLLEQYPTRPHIAACMLYTIHNTFDDIENKTVADLGCGCGMLSIGSAMLGAGLCVGFDIDADALEIFNSNIEDFELMNINMVQCDVCSLSDSMSETFDTVIMNPPFGTKHNKGTDTIFLKTALQMARTAVYSLHKTSTRQHIQKKADEWEVKMEVIAELRYDLPASYKFHKKKSVDIEVDFIRFSAKKLLN, from the exons atgaagaaattaaagctTAAAGAACTGGAAAGCTGTCTTCAACAAGTTGATACTTTCGAAAGTCCAAAACTGCTCCTTGAGCAGTACCCGACAAGGCCTCATATTGCAG caTGTATGCTTTATACAATTCACAATACTTTTGATgatattgaaaacaaaacagtcgCAGATTTAGGATGTGGTTGTGGCATGCTCAGTATTGGAAGTGCAATGTTGGGAGCAGG attGTGTGTGGGGTTTGATATAGATGCAGATgcactggaaatatttaataGCAATATTGAAGACTTTGAGCTCATGAACATCAACATGGTTCAGTGTGATGTCTGTTCTTTATCTGACAGCATGTCAGAGACTTTTGACACAGTTATTATGAACCCTCCTTTCGGTACCAAGCATAATAAAG GAACAGATAcgatttttctgaaaactgctttACAAATGGCAAGAACAGCTGTATATTCCCTTCACAAAACTTCAACACGGCAG CACAttcaaaagaaagcagatgaaTGGGAAGTGAAGATGGAAGTCATAGCAG AACTTAGATATGACCTACCAGCATCATACAAGTTCCATAAGAAGAAATCA GTTGACATTGAAGTGGATTTCATTAGATTTTCTGCTAAGAAACTCCTGAACtga
- the METTL5 gene encoding rRNA N6-adenosine-methyltransferase METTL5 isoform X2 — protein MKKLKLKELESCLQQVDTFESPKLLLEQYPTRPHIAACMLYTIHNTFDDIENKTVADLGCGCGMLSIGSAMLGAGLCVGFDIDADALEIFNSNIEDFELMNINMVQCDVCSLSDSMSETFDTVIMNPPFGTKHNKGTDTIFLKTALQMARTAVYSLHKTSTRQHIQKKADEWEVKMEVIAELRYDLPASYKFHKKKSFHLNTESSIFGKRTVTSFRASR, from the exons atgaagaaattaaagctTAAAGAACTGGAAAGCTGTCTTCAACAAGTTGATACTTTCGAAAGTCCAAAACTGCTCCTTGAGCAGTACCCGACAAGGCCTCATATTGCAG caTGTATGCTTTATACAATTCACAATACTTTTGATgatattgaaaacaaaacagtcgCAGATTTAGGATGTGGTTGTGGCATGCTCAGTATTGGAAGTGCAATGTTGGGAGCAGG attGTGTGTGGGGTTTGATATAGATGCAGATgcactggaaatatttaataGCAATATTGAAGACTTTGAGCTCATGAACATCAACATGGTTCAGTGTGATGTCTGTTCTTTATCTGACAGCATGTCAGAGACTTTTGACACAGTTATTATGAACCCTCCTTTCGGTACCAAGCATAATAAAG GAACAGATAcgatttttctgaaaactgctttACAAATGGCAAGAACAGCTGTATATTCCCTTCACAAAACTTCAACACGGCAG CACAttcaaaagaaagcagatgaaTGGGAAGTGAAGATGGAAGTCATAGCAG AACTTAGATATGACCTACCAGCATCATACAAGTTCCATAAGAAGAAATCA TTCCACCTGAATACTGAATCCAGCATCTTTGGTAAGAG GACAGTAACATCTTTCAGAGCATCAAGATGA